The Impatiens glandulifera chromosome 8, dImpGla2.1, whole genome shotgun sequence genome includes a window with the following:
- the LOC124911714 gene encoding protein GID8 homolog, protein MRSIVMFFDLMIFGFDPVGRKLLTKEMWEKKLENVNIPKEDMNKIVMNFLVTEGYVDTAEKFKIESGTKPDIYYARNAERMEIKKGVECGEFEGVVKKIFNLIPNVMDSFPELIVNLQNMITMELVHSRKFTEAGNFAMKELAPLAEALPMHVF, encoded by the exons ATGAGGTCAATCGTTATGTTCTTTGATTTAATGATCTTTGGCTTT GATCCTGTTGGTAGGAAACTTCTTACAAAGGAAATGTGGGAGAAAAAGCTTGAGAATGTAAACATTCCGAAAGAAGATATGAACAAGATAGTAATGAATTTTCTTGTTACTGAAGGTTATGTTGATACTGCTGAAAAGTTTAAGATTGAATCAGGAACAAAAC CAGATATTTATTATGCAAGAAATGCAGAACGAATGGAAATTAAGAAAGGAGTGGAATGTGGAGAATTCGAGGGTGTAGTTAAGAAAATTTTTAACTTGATCCCAAAT GTAATGGATTCATTTCCTGAGTTGATTGTCAATCTTCAAAATATGATAACGATGGAGTTAGTTCATAGTAGAAAGTTTACAGAAGCTGGAAATTTTGCTATGAAAGAGCTTGCACCATTAGCAGAAGCATTG CCCATGCATGTTTTCTGA
- the LOC124911310 gene encoding helicase-like transcription factor CHR28, whose amino-acid sequence MLMADDNSRDWLFDDVDDDDGNMYIDIQSIWEILEESPDPLKSNLENLSQETVQQDDSVVGITNNCSQSQTELERPASLWFEPAQSVPLPPLQNSEALYFQKQIPEGYNSTVASNIPNGYAMHSFPVDDSNYASDFRVNMQQNYLKEETIFQDRHLEGDGFSQYKNQYLFEVDSSDDAKYKLIEDGVKDSVPPEDFSTSVEYGSFNHQAVWPHENADLELFRDNAFSNYAILPEVSVGDSRGFSQVPLVSSANANIVDAKLKCEEFRFPASGSENLSGVFSGRFPNGSFQTFPSTLPKISSNAQATSMNIMHGNVSRYLASKMLPGVLTCCSNKKDMIQMAGDKQDTLLYPESGIHSLDTDRTHTRHRLIADGCSVDATALEKSSLLTSIFRKHTHTKDENNRFNIQPWCNVTPFSGLGCQKIQNDKLNNSSHFDNESDLCIIEDDVETSYSTMSSVNRMSLIVPQASISGEPFNHSGTGSVRLKTNDEQLVFRAALQDLLQPKSEATPPDGLLAVPLLRHQRIALSWMVQKETAGSHCSGGILADDQGLGKTVSTIALILKERSPSSSLQPNNLMHGQVETLDLDDDDDDCVTEVHGLKQDKQSSQLTPNGNGQSEKIIVGRPAAGTLIVCPTSVLRQWADELNNKVTSKANLSVLVYHGSNRTKDPIELAKYDIVLTTYSIVSMEVPKKPIADEDDEETGKGDNFSSGMKRKYPSNSRKKYSKHKKEIETAFLESAARPLARVRWFRVVLDEAQSIKNHRTQVARACWGLRAKRRWCLSGTPIQNSIDDIYSYFRFLRYEPYAVYKSFCSTIKVPITKNPINGYKKLQAVLKTIMLRRTKGTFLDGEPIITLPPKSVQLTKVEFTKEEREFYSRLEADSRAQFEEYAAAGTVKKNYVNILLLLLRLRQACNHPLLVKENCNSSSLWRPSMEMAKKLPCEKQISLLNSFEASAICGICNDVPEDDVVTECGHVFCNQCISEHLMNDVNQCPNTDCKSKVSANSVFTRAALQSCISKLPQENNELDCNGSKSTEQFEPNSWSELSGSSKIRTAVALLESISNPPKNNDPETDDHSSNRKPGEKAIVFSQWTRMLDLMESSLKSSSINYRRLDGTMSVHARDKAVKDFNTLPEVSVIIMSLKAASLGLNMVAACHVVLLDLWWNPTTEDQAIDRAHRIGQTRPVTVSRLTVKDTVEDRILGLQQKKRKMVASAFGEDEKGSRQSRLTEDDLKYLFMS is encoded by the exons ATGTTGATGGCGGATGATAACTCAAGAGATTGGTTgtttgatgatgttgatgatgatgatgggaaTATGTATATAGATATTCAGTCAATTTGGGAGATTCTTGAAGAGAGTCCCGATCCTTTGAAG AGCAACTTAGAAAATCTTTCTCAAGAAACGGTGCAGCAAGATGATTCAGTCGTTGGTATTACGAATAATTGCTCACAAAGTCAGACAG AGTTGGAGAGGCCAGCTTCTTTGTGGTTTGAGCCGGCACAATCTGTTCCATTACCACCCTTACAAAATTCTGAGGCTTTGTATTTCCAGAAGCAGATTCCAGAAG GTTATAACTCTACAGTTGCATCTAATATCCCAAATGGTTATGCCATGCATAGCTTCCCTGTTGATGACAGTAATTATGCTTCAGATTTTAGAGTCAATATGCAGCAGAATTATTTGAAGGAGGAGACTATATTTCAAGACAGGCACTTGGAAGGGGATGGCTTTTCCCAGT ATAAGAATCAGTATCTATTCGAGGTCGACAGTTCTGATGATGCTAAGTACAAACTAATTGAAGATGGTGTCAAGGACTCAGTACCACCAGAAGACTTTTCCACTTCCGTAGAGTATGGCAGTTTCAATCATCAAGCAGTTTGGCCCCATGAAAATGCCGACTTGGAGTTATTTAGGGATAATGCATTCTCAAATTATGCTATTCTACCAGAGGTTTCAGTGGGTGATAGTAGAGGATTCTCTCAGGTGCCTCTGGTGAGTTCTGCCAATGCGAATATAGTTGATGCAAAATTGAAGTGCGAGGAATTTAGGTTTCCAGCATCAGGGAGCGAAAACTTGTCTGGAGTGTTTAGTGGTAGATTCCCAAATGGATCATTTCAGACTTTTCCTTCTACTTTACCTAAAATATCTAGCAACGCACAAGCTACGTCTATGAATATCATGCATGGTAATGTTTCTAGGTATCTGGCAAGCAAGATGCTTCCTGGTGTTTTGACATGCTGTTCAAATAAGAAGGATATGATCCAAATGGCGGGTGATAAGCAGGATACATTATTGTACCCTGAAAGTGGTATTCATTCTCTTGATACTGATCGAACTCATACAAGACACCGTTTAATTGCTGATGGTTGTTCAGTTGATGCAACGGCCCTAGAGAAGTCCTCTTTGCTGACGTCTATCTTTAGAAAGCATACACATACAAAGGATGAAAACAACAGATTTAATATCCAACCTTGGTGCAATGTCACTCCTTTTTCAGGACTTGGCTGTCAAAAGATTCAGAATGATAAACTGAATAACAGCTCTCACTTTGACAACGAATCTGACTTGTGTATTATTGAAGATGACGTTGAAACCTCATATTCAACTATGTCTTCAGTGAATAGAATGTCCCTCATTGTTCCCCAAGCTTCTATATCTGGCGAGCCCTTCAACCACTCCGGGACCGGAAGTGTAAGGCTTAAGACAAATGATGAACAGTTGGTATTTCGTGCTGCATTACAG GATCTTCTCCAGCCAAAATCAGAAGCTACTCCACCAGATGGCCTTTTAGCAGTCCCTCTTCTTAGACACCAG CGTATTGCTCTATCTTGGATGGTCCAAAAAGAGACAGCGGGATCACACTGCTCTGGTGGCATTCTTGCCGATGACcag GGCCTGGGAAAAACAGTTTCAACTATTGCGCTCATACTTAAAGAAAGATCCCCATCTTCCAGTTTGCAACCTAATAATTTGATGCATGGGCAAGTTGAAACCCTGGATCtggacgacgacgacgacgactgCGTGACTGAGGTTCATGGTCTAAAGCAGGATAAACAATCATCTCAATTGACTCCAAATGGAAATGGGCaaagtgaaaaaataatagttggTAGGCCAGCGGCTGGAACACTTATTGTGTGTCCCACAAGTGTCCTGAGGCAATGGGCTGATGAACTGAATAATAAGGTGACTAGCAAGGCTAACCTCTCTGTTTTGGTGTATCATGGAAGCAATCGGACTAAAGATCCTATTGAGTTGGCCAAGTATGATATTGTCCTTACGACTTACTCAATTGTGAGTATGGAAGTCCCTAAGAAGCCTATTgctgatgaagatgatgaagaaacTGGAAAGGGGGACAATTTTTCATCTggtatgaagagaaaatatccTTCTAATTCTCGGAAAAAATATTCCAAGCATAAAAAGGAAATAGAAACTGCATTTCTTGAATCTGCAGCTCGCCCTCTAGCTCGGGTTAGATGGTTCAGGGTCGTATTGGATGAGGCACAAAGCATAAAAAATCACAGAACTCAAGTGGCTAGGGCTTGTTGGGGTCTGCGTGCTAAACGTAGGTGGTGTTTATCAGGGACTCCTATCCAGAATTCAATAGATGACATTTACAGCTACTTTAGATTTCTCAGATATGAGCCATATGCCGTGTATAAATCTTTTTGTTCGACAATAAAGGTTCCAATTACTAAAAATCCCATAAATGGATATAAAAAGCTTCAAGCTGTTTTGAAGACTATCATGCTGCGGCGAACAAAAG GCACATTTCTTGATGGAGAACCGATCATCACATTACCACCAAAATCAGTGCAATTGACAAAAGTAGAGTTCACGAAGGAGGAGCGTGAATTCTATTCCAGACTAGAGGCTGATTCACGTGCTCAATTTGAA GAATATGCTGCCGCTGGAACTGTAAAGAAAAACTATGTTAACATCTTATTGTTGTTGCTACGCCTTAGACAAGCTTGTAACCACCCCCTGCTTGTCAAGGAGAATTGCAATTCCTCTTCCCTCTGGAGACCATCTATGGAGATGGCCAAGAAACTTCCTTGTGAGAAGCAGATTAGTCTTCTCAATTCGTTTGAAGCTTCGGCAATTTGTGGCATATGTAAT GATGTGCCGGAAGATGATGTAGTTACAGAATGTGGGCATGTTTTTTGCAATCAATGTATCTCTGAACATCTCATGAACGATGTTAACCAATGCCCAAATACCGACTGTAAAAGTAAAGTGAGCGCTAATTCAGTATTTACCAGAGCGGCACTACAAAGTTGTATCTCGAAGCTTCCTCAAGAAAACAACGAACTTGATTGTAATGGTTCAAAATCTACAGAGCAGTTTGAGCCGAATTCCTGGAGTGAATTGTCAGGCTCATCTAAGATTCGAACCGCGGTTGCATTATTGGAATCAATTTCAAACCCACCAAAGAATAATGACCCGGAAACTGATGATCATAGCAGCAACAGAAAGCCTGGAGAAAAAGCAATAGTATTCTCCCAATGGACAAGAATGCTAGACTTAATGGAATCTTCTCTTAAAAGTTCTTCGATTAATTACAGAAGACTTGATGGGACAATGTCTGTTCATGCCCGTGATAAAGCAGTAAAAGACTTCAATACCCTGCCCGAG GTGTCGGTTATAATAATGTCTTTAAAGGCAGCGAGTCTGGGACTGAACATGGTTGCAGCCTGCCATGTTGTTCTTCTGGATCTGTGGTGGAACCCTACAACTGAAGATCAAGCAATTGATCGAGCTCATAGGATTGGTCAGACGCGACCAGTTACAGTATCGAGGTTGACTGTGAAAGATACAGTTGAAGATCGCATTTTGGGCTTGCAG CAAAAGAAGAGGAAAATGGTGGCATCTGCATTTGGAGAAGACGAGAAGGGTTCGCGCCAATCTCGTCTAACGGAAGATGACTTGAAATATCTGTTTATGTCTTGA
- the LOC124911715 gene encoding uncharacterized protein LOC124911715, translating to MQRIVPKLSTTKSCIKILRNYSSIEPYRPIIDPKPCDVFINHRGVDTKGNVSGLLYDRLSKMGINTFLDKKSMGPGDKLSDEIETGIRNCRVAIAVFSPRYGESYYCLHELALIMECKKRLVPIFWNVQPSGLKIKNTKKYSKCEINRFNWALEEARQTIGIRFDSTKGSIEPYRPIIDPKPYDVFINHRGVDTKGNVSGLLYDRLSKMGIHTFLDKKSMGPGDKLSEEIETGIRNCQVAIAVFSPRYRESYYCLHELALIMECKKRLVPIFWNVQPSGLKIKNTKKYSKCEINRFNWALEEARQTIGIRFDSTKG from the exons ATGCAACGAATAGTACCAAAATTGTCCACAACAAAATCATGCATCAAAATTCTTCGCAACTACAGTTCCATCGAACCATATCGACCCATCATCGATCCAAAGCCGTGTGATGTCTTCATCAATCATCGTGGGGTCGATACGAAAGGCAACGTATCGGGTTTGTTGTATGATCGTCTTTCGAAAATGGGTATCAATACTTTCCTCGATAAGAAGAGTATGGGACCCGGTGATAAATTATCCGACGAGATTGAAACCGGCATCCGAAATTGTCGGGTGGCGATTGCGGTTTTCTCACCTCGTTATGGGGAGTCCTATTATTGCCTACACGAGTTGGCGCTTATAATGGAGTGTAAGAAGCGTTTGGTTCCAATCTTTTGGAACGTGCAACCGTCGGGGCTTAAGATTAAGAACACGAAAAAATATTCGAAATGTGAGATTAATCGGTTTAATTGGGCTCTTGAAGAGGCTCGACAAACGATTGGGATAAGATTTGATTCTACTAAAGG TTCCATCGAACCATATCGACCCATCATCGATCCAAAGCCGTACGATGTCTTCATCAATCATCGTGGGGTCGATACAAAAGGCAACGTATCGGGTTTGTTGTACGATCGTCTTTCCAAAATGGGTATCCATACTTTCCTCGATAAGAAGAGTATGGGACCCGGTGATAAATTATCCGAGGAGATTGAAACCGGCATCCGAAATTGTCAGGTGGCGATTGCAGTTTTCTCTCCTCGTTATAGGGAGTCATATTATTGCCTACACGAGTTGGCCCTTATTATGGAGTGTAAGAAGCGTTTGGTTCCAATCTTTTGGAATGTGCAACCGTCGGGGCTTAAGATTAAGAACACGAAAAAATATTCGAAATGTGAGATTAATAGGTTTAATTGGGCTCTTGAAGAGGCTCGACAAACGATTGGGATAAGATTTGATTCGACTAAAGGGTAA